A stretch of Halichondria panicea chromosome 1, odHalPani1.1, whole genome shotgun sequence DNA encodes these proteins:
- the LOC135352133 gene encoding upstream stimulatory factor 2-like — translation MDYHTADPIVQMQLSGDMAANREAQRKATHNEVERRRRDRINELIKVLAQIVPAFQKKDATTGSIVGYVYSKGTVLDKTVDYLKELVFQNEQLTASAKIAEKSLAMLQNQIQVLEKENAFLQAQIIQFGIDVAASSGQKQPNQQLLNSPLAQNLPFTYYSYTLSVLLCIPHIVFIHDICLIEPEHNKML, via the exons atggattatcacacggccgaccccatcgttcaaatgcagtt gtctggggatatggccgccaacagggaagctcaaaggaaggctacacacaatgaag TTGAGCGTCGGCGTCGGGACAGGATCAACGAGCTCATCAAGGTACTGGCTCAGATAGTGCCTGCTTTTCAGAAGAAAGACGCAACTACTGGTTCCATTgtcggg tatgtgtacagcaaGGGAACGGTACTGGACAAGACAGTGGACTACTTGAAAGAGCTCGTGTTTCAAAATGAACAACTCACAGCCAGTGCCAAAATCGCAGAGAAATCTTTAGCAATGCTTCAAAACCAGATCCAAGTCCTAGAGAAAGAGAACGCATTTCTTCAAGCACAGATTATCCAGTTTGGAATTGATGTAGCTGCCTCCTCTGGTCAGAAGCAACCTAACCAGCAACTTCTAAACTCTCCTCTGGCCCAGAATCTCCCCttcacttactatagctatacattgtcagtattattatgtataccaCACATAGTTTTTATACATGATATTTGTCTTATTGAACCTGAGCATAATAAAATGTTGTGA